In Pseudomonas oryzicola, one DNA window encodes the following:
- a CDS encoding siderophore-interacting protein: MNDTIHRVNHEIRQRRLQVVRVTELTPRMRRITLGGAELQGFTSVGSDDHIKLLFAETPEQQQTLEARNLGKDGGARPTMREYTPRRVDLVANELDIDFVLHGDGPASTWAAQATPGQTLDIAGPRSSMVVPDIFDSYLLIGDETAIPAIGRRLEELPEGRQVLVVIQIEDEQERQPLPSKAQVEVIWVRRHQEDLLTLVKNLGLPQGRLYGWVALEKALTRQAKALLLEKGVPENALKAAAYWRAEGTADDD; encoded by the coding sequence ATGAATGACACCATTCACCGCGTCAACCATGAGATCCGCCAACGCCGCCTGCAGGTAGTACGGGTTACCGAGCTGACCCCGCGCATGCGCCGCATCACCCTGGGCGGGGCCGAGCTGCAAGGTTTTACCAGTGTGGGCAGCGATGACCATATCAAGCTGCTATTCGCTGAAACGCCCGAGCAGCAACAGACCCTCGAGGCCCGTAATCTGGGCAAAGACGGTGGCGCACGGCCAACCATGCGCGAGTACACGCCACGGCGCGTCGATCTGGTAGCCAACGAACTGGACATCGATTTCGTATTGCACGGCGACGGCCCTGCCTCCACCTGGGCGGCACAGGCCACACCAGGGCAAACCCTGGACATCGCCGGGCCGCGGTCGTCGATGGTAGTACCGGATATCTTCGACAGCTACTTGCTGATCGGGGACGAAACCGCCATCCCGGCCATTGGCCGCCGGTTGGAGGAATTACCCGAAGGCCGCCAGGTGCTGGTGGTCATCCAGATCGAGGACGAGCAGGAACGCCAGCCGCTGCCGAGCAAGGCACAGGTGGAAGTGATCTGGGTACGTCGGCACCAGGAAGACTTGCTGACCCTGGTGAAGAACCTTGGCTTGCCGCAAGGCCGCTTGTACGGCTGGGTGGCACTGGAAAAAGCCCTGACCCGCCAGGCCAAGGCGCTGTTGCTGGAAAAGGGGGTGCCTGAAAATGCACTGAAGGCTGCGGCCTACTGGCGTGCCGAAGGGACAGCGGACGACGATTGA
- a CDS encoding NUDIX hydrolase, whose amino-acid sequence MPNTIRIAAALLIDPQGRTLLVRKRGTQAFMQPGGKIDAGESPVEALVRELHEELGLHVDPTQAVHLGQFSAPAANEPGFQVQAELFRVDSAAAVAPAAEIEEVVWLSAEQTPAMQLAPLTRDLILPLFYQALSAPR is encoded by the coding sequence ATGCCCAACACTATCCGCATCGCCGCCGCCCTGCTGATCGACCCCCAGGGCCGAACCCTGCTGGTGCGCAAGCGTGGTACCCAGGCGTTCATGCAGCCCGGTGGCAAGATCGATGCCGGTGAGTCGCCGGTCGAGGCGTTGGTGCGCGAGCTGCATGAAGAACTTGGCCTGCACGTCGACCCGACCCAGGCTGTGCATCTGGGCCAATTCAGTGCCCCGGCCGCCAACGAGCCGGGCTTTCAGGTGCAGGCCGAACTGTTCCGTGTCGACAGCGCTGCAGCCGTGGCCCCGGCTGCAGAAATCGAAGAGGTGGTATGGCTGAGCGCTGAGCAGACGCCCGCCATGCAGCTGGCCCCTTTGACCCGCGACCTGATCCTGCCGTTGTTCTACCAGGCGCTCAGCGCACCGCGCTGA
- a CDS encoding DEAD/DEAH box helicase, protein MNLPAKHHPVLELFHPAVRTWFRRYFATVTDAQARAWPLIQAGQSLLLAAPTGSGKTLSAFLAVLDELFRQGLEHQGALPAQTQVVYVSPLKALSNDIRLNLQAPLEGISQALAEQGLDAPRITTAVRTGDTPQKERAAMRKLAPHILVTTPESLYVLMGSASGREGLASVHTVIVDEIHALAGNKRGAHLALTLERLQALCKQPLRRIGLSATQRPVERVAQFLVGTGRPCAIVDVGHARQRDLAIEVPPVPLGAVMATDVWGLVYDRLAELAREYRTTLVFVNTRRLAERITRHLSDRLGKEAVAAHHGSLAKELRLDAEQRLKNGHLQVLVATASLELGIDIGDIDLVCQIASPGSIAAFLQRVGRAGHQVDGVPKGRLFPTSRDDLIECVALLDSVRRGELDELHIPRAPLDVLAQQIVAEASNQAWHEQALYDCLRQATPYAELDLQHYQALLRMLAEGYNGRQGVRSAYLHRDAVSGTLRGRRGSQLTALTSGGTIPDNADYAVLLEPQALNIGSVNEDFAVESIAGDIFQLGNASYRILRVEPGRVRVEDAHGLPPTIPFWLGEAPGRSDELSAAVARLQAQIDQHLAQAGGNQAEVLAWLQKTFELSQASASQLLDYLARTREVLGALPSQETLVMERFFDESGGTQLIIHSPYGSRINRAWGLALRKRFCRTFNFELQAAASEDAIVLSLSTSHSFELDEVWRYLNSRSAEPILVQALLDAPLFGVRWRWNASVAMALPRFVGGRKVAPQVQRIKSEDLVAAVFPEQIACLENIVGERQIPDHPLVEQTLDDCLHEAMDSEGWLALLRRMESGTVRLLCRDLPAPSPLASAILNARPYAFLDDAPLEERRTQAVLNRRWNDVHSGDDLGALDADAIAAVAAEAWPQPGNADEMHEALMGLGAISQTEVQGNPGWDMLLRQLANAGRAMCLVDEGLWLARERLSLLQVLYPGARLQPALPLLPGFDQTSEPDNALVELLRARLSAHGPLTQAQIAAPLGKPLQAIEQALARLEADGYVLRGHFSPGAHELQWCERHLLARIHRYTVKRLRREIEPVSLQDFMRFLFDWQHLAAEQRLRGPQAVAEVLGQLQGFPSAAGAWEAELLPARIQDYSPHWLDDACRSGQFAWSRLATTVSSSTLSSTPLVLLPREHLNVWRSLAPVPALESLGARAQRVHEVLQVQGALFFDELTDDAHLLPSELETALQELVGAGLVGADSFAGLRSLITPAAKRASRNSLRGRPPLTSSMAHAGRWALLRRGAVDDSQRLEHIARALLRRYGVVCWRLLERESDVLPPWRELLRCYHRLEARGEIRGGRFIAGLAGEQFALPEAVGLLRQVRRRERDGALVAVSASDPLNLIGSLLPGAKVPAVTGNRLLYRDGVPVAVRVAGRYSFLVEASAQEQDGWRQKLLRDAR, encoded by the coding sequence ATGAACCTGCCCGCCAAACACCACCCGGTGCTCGAACTGTTCCACCCTGCCGTGCGCACCTGGTTCCGTCGCTATTTCGCCACGGTCACCGACGCTCAGGCCCGTGCCTGGCCGCTGATCCAAGCCGGTCAGTCGCTGCTGCTGGCGGCACCGACCGGCTCGGGCAAGACACTCAGCGCCTTTCTGGCGGTGCTCGATGAACTGTTCCGTCAAGGCCTGGAGCACCAGGGCGCGCTGCCTGCGCAAACCCAGGTAGTCTATGTTTCGCCGCTCAAGGCGCTGTCCAACGATATCCGCCTGAACTTGCAGGCCCCGCTCGAAGGCATCAGCCAGGCCCTGGCCGAACAGGGCCTCGACGCGCCGCGCATCACCACGGCCGTGCGCACCGGCGACACACCACAAAAGGAACGCGCCGCCATGCGCAAGCTGGCACCGCACATCCTGGTAACCACCCCCGAATCGCTCTATGTGCTGATGGGCTCGGCTTCGGGCCGTGAAGGCCTGGCCAGTGTGCACACAGTAATCGTCGATGAAATCCATGCCCTGGCCGGCAACAAGCGCGGCGCTCATCTGGCATTGACCCTGGAGCGCCTGCAGGCCCTGTGCAAGCAGCCACTGCGGCGTATCGGCCTGTCGGCCACACAGCGCCCGGTCGAGCGGGTGGCGCAATTCCTGGTCGGCACCGGGCGCCCCTGCGCGATCGTCGATGTCGGCCATGCACGGCAGCGCGACCTGGCCATCGAAGTGCCACCGGTACCGCTTGGCGCGGTGATGGCAACGGACGTCTGGGGCCTGGTCTACGACCGCCTGGCCGAGCTGGCGCGGGAGTACCGTACCACCCTGGTGTTCGTCAATACGCGGCGCCTGGCCGAGCGCATCACTCGCCACCTCAGCGATCGGCTGGGCAAGGAGGCGGTGGCCGCGCACCATGGCAGCCTGGCCAAGGAACTGCGCCTGGACGCGGAACAACGCCTGAAAAACGGCCACTTGCAGGTACTGGTGGCCACCGCATCGCTGGAGCTGGGCATCGACATCGGCGACATCGACCTGGTCTGCCAGATTGCCTCGCCAGGTTCTATCGCAGCCTTCCTGCAGCGGGTTGGCCGCGCCGGCCACCAGGTCGATGGCGTGCCCAAGGGGCGCCTGTTCCCCACCTCGCGCGACGACCTGATCGAATGCGTAGCCCTGCTCGACAGCGTCCGCCGTGGCGAACTGGATGAGCTGCACATCCCCCGGGCGCCACTGGACGTACTGGCCCAGCAGATCGTTGCCGAGGCCAGCAACCAGGCGTGGCACGAACAGGCCCTGTACGACTGCCTGCGCCAGGCCACGCCCTATGCCGAACTCGATCTGCAACACTACCAGGCCCTGTTGCGCATGCTCGCCGAAGGCTACAACGGCCGCCAGGGCGTGCGTAGTGCCTACCTGCACCGCGACGCGGTCAGTGGCACCCTGCGTGGCCGCCGAGGTAGCCAGCTGACCGCGCTGACCAGTGGCGGCACCATCCCCGACAACGCCGACTACGCCGTGTTGCTCGAGCCACAGGCGCTGAACATCGGTAGCGTCAACGAAGACTTTGCCGTGGAGAGCATCGCCGGCGATATCTTCCAGCTGGGTAACGCCTCCTATCGCATCTTGCGCGTGGAACCGGGCCGGGTGCGGGTGGAAGATGCGCATGGCCTGCCGCCGACTATTCCGTTCTGGTTGGGCGAGGCGCCGGGGCGCAGCGATGAGCTCTCTGCCGCAGTGGCGCGGCTGCAGGCGCAGATCGATCAGCACCTGGCGCAGGCCGGCGGCAACCAAGCCGAGGTGCTGGCGTGGTTGCAGAAAACTTTTGAACTGAGCCAGGCCAGCGCCAGCCAGTTGCTGGATTACCTGGCCCGCACCCGTGAAGTACTCGGCGCCCTGCCCTCGCAAGAGACCCTGGTGATGGAGCGTTTCTTCGATGAGTCCGGCGGTACCCAGCTGATCATCCATTCACCCTACGGCAGCCGCATCAACCGCGCCTGGGGCCTGGCCCTGCGCAAGCGCTTCTGCCGCACCTTCAACTTCGAGTTGCAGGCAGCCGCCAGCGAGGACGCCATCGTGCTGTCGCTGTCTACCAGCCACAGTTTCGAACTGGACGAGGTGTGGCGTTACCTGAACAGCCGCAGCGCCGAGCCGATCCTCGTCCAGGCCCTGCTCGATGCGCCGTTGTTCGGCGTACGCTGGCGCTGGAACGCCAGCGTGGCCATGGCCTTGCCGCGCTTCGTCGGCGGGCGCAAGGTGGCGCCACAGGTTCAGCGGATAAAGAGTGAAGACCTGGTGGCCGCCGTGTTCCCCGAGCAGATCGCCTGCCTGGAAAATATCGTCGGCGAGCGGCAGATTCCCGATCACCCACTGGTCGAGCAAACCCTGGACGACTGCCTGCACGAAGCGATGGACAGCGAAGGCTGGCTGGCGCTGCTGCGGCGTATGGAAAGCGGTACGGTACGCCTGCTGTGCCGCGACCTGCCGGCCCCTTCGCCATTGGCTTCAGCCATCCTCAATGCCCGCCCGTATGCCTTCCTGGATGACGCGCCGCTGGAGGAACGGCGCACCCAGGCGGTGCTCAACCGACGCTGGAACGACGTGCACAGCGGCGACGATCTGGGCGCGCTGGATGCCGATGCCATTGCTGCTGTGGCTGCTGAAGCCTGGCCACAGCCAGGCAATGCCGACGAAATGCATGAAGCATTGATGGGGCTGGGGGCCATCAGCCAGACGGAAGTACAGGGCAATCCCGGCTGGGACATGCTGCTGCGCCAGTTGGCCAACGCCGGACGGGCGATGTGCCTGGTGGACGAAGGGCTGTGGCTGGCGCGTGAGCGCTTGAGCCTGTTACAGGTGCTGTACCCCGGCGCCCGTCTGCAACCTGCACTGCCGCTTCTACCAGGCTTCGATCAGACCAGTGAGCCGGATAACGCGTTGGTCGAACTGCTGCGCGCCCGCCTCAGCGCCCATGGCCCGCTGACCCAGGCACAGATTGCCGCACCGCTGGGCAAGCCGCTACAGGCCATCGAACAGGCCCTGGCCCGCCTGGAAGCCGATGGCTATGTACTGCGCGGGCATTTCAGCCCTGGTGCGCACGAACTGCAATGGTGCGAGCGCCATCTGCTGGCGCGCATTCACCGCTACACGGTCAAACGCCTGCGCCGGGAAATCGAGCCGGTCAGCCTGCAGGACTTCATGCGTTTCCTGTTCGACTGGCAGCACCTGGCCGCTGAGCAGCGTCTGCGCGGGCCGCAAGCCGTGGCCGAGGTACTGGGTCAGTTACAAGGCTTCCCGAGTGCTGCCGGCGCCTGGGAAGCCGAGCTGCTGCCGGCACGCATCCAGGACTACAGCCCGCACTGGCTCGACGATGCCTGTCGCAGCGGGCAGTTTGCCTGGAGCCGCCTGGCCACCACGGTGTCGAGCAGTACCTTGTCCAGCACACCGCTGGTGCTGCTACCGCGCGAGCACCTGAATGTGTGGCGCAGCCTTGCTCCGGTGCCCGCGCTGGAGAGCCTTGGCGCGCGGGCGCAGCGCGTACACGAGGTGCTGCAGGTACAGGGCGCGCTGTTCTTCGACGAACTGACCGACGATGCCCACCTGCTGCCCAGCGAACTGGAAACGGCCTTGCAAGAACTGGTAGGCGCAGGCCTTGTGGGGGCCGACAGTTTCGCCGGCCTGCGCAGCCTGATCACCCCGGCGGCGAAACGTGCCTCCCGCAACAGCCTACGTGGCCGCCCGCCGCTGACCAGCAGCATGGCGCATGCCGGGCGCTGGGCCTTGTTGCGCCGGGGTGCGGTGGACGACAGCCAGCGCCTGGAGCACATCGCCCGGGCCCTGCTGAGACGCTATGGCGTGGTCTGCTGGCGACTGCTTGAGCGCGAAAGTGACGTGCTGCCGCCGTGGCGCGAGCTGCTGCGCTGCTACCACCGGCTGGAGGCGCGCGGCGAGATTCGTGGCGGGCGCTTCATTGCCGGGCTGGCGGGCGAACAATTCGCCTTGCCGGAGGCGGTGGGGCTGCTACGACAGGTACGGCGCCGTGAACGGGACGGGGCACTGGTGGCGGTGAGTGCCAGTGACCCGTTGAACCTGATCGGGTCGTTGTTGCCGGGGGCGAAAGTGCCGGCGGTCACTGGCAACCGCCTGTTGTATCGCGACGGGGTGCCGGTGGCGGTAAGGGTGGCCGGGCGCTATTCGTTCCTGGTCGAGGCGTCGGCCCAGGAGCAGGACGGTTGGCGGCAGAAATTGCTGCGCGACGCGCGCTGA
- a CDS encoding PadR family transcriptional regulator, translating to MREHSPHDPFERRAGRGERGPRVFAPGDLKLLMLALLAEQPGHGYDLIRQIENLFDGSYSPSPGVIYPTLNFLEEAELISGQAQGSKRLYVITDAGRTALAEQAVALDGVRMRIEVSKRALRGHDRPPEIHEAVGNLRHALHMHSGRWTPEEIERVRDLLNHAAKDIASVPTEPVRETPHE from the coding sequence ATGCGCGAACATTCCCCTCATGACCCCTTCGAGCGGCGCGCCGGCCGTGGCGAACGCGGCCCACGCGTTTTCGCCCCAGGCGACCTCAAACTGTTGATGCTGGCTTTGCTTGCCGAGCAGCCCGGCCATGGCTACGACCTGATCCGCCAGATCGAAAACCTGTTCGATGGCAGCTACAGCCCAAGCCCAGGTGTTATCTACCCCACGCTGAATTTCCTCGAAGAGGCCGAACTGATCAGCGGCCAGGCGCAGGGCAGCAAACGCCTTTATGTCATCACCGATGCCGGCCGCACCGCCCTGGCCGAACAGGCCGTCGCCCTGGACGGCGTGCGCATGCGCATCGAGGTCAGCAAACGAGCTCTGCGCGGCCACGACCGCCCGCCAGAAATCCATGAAGCGGTGGGCAATCTGCGCCATGCACTGCACATGCACAGTGGCCGCTGGACGCCTGAAGAAATCGAGCGGGTCCGCGACCTGCTCAATCATGCCGCCAAGGACATCGCCTCCGTGCCGACCGAGCCTGTCAGGGAGACACCCCATGAATGA
- a CDS encoding transglycosylase domain-containing protein codes for MGALWQSEPTRTEAPDLPPAETPHPKSPRQRRLWWRLIILILLVALVAIGFAAYDEFRTSNLQSREFSKLATTLTYSLQPGPSDAIAYPGEGPFDKRLGYSALGEFLPRLLKRDYLISEQVRFSPALMNYVEHGLFAPYIEKIQAGLSITDCRGDMLYQYKYPQHLYPDFTSIPPVMVNSLLFIENRDLLDTKDPRNNPAVDWPRFAKAAYSQVAKYLALPGQSAGGSTLATQLEKYRHSPDGLTVSGAEKIRQMVSASVRAYQGGPDTTEARQRIVRDYLNSVPLSAVPGHGEVHGMAEGLRVWYGADFDQVNQALTSSASDPESMATRGLALRQVLSLMIAQRRPSHYLSKGRVELAELTDAHIRVLAANQVIDQPLANAALASKAVYRDWVAQPTIVPIVTNKGISLARNRLAAMLNRPLYDLDRLDLSATSTLQADLQVQVSQYLKNLADPAFAAQMGLIGERLLTPKTTDQVSYSFTLFERTADGSRVRVQTDSTDQPFDINEGSKLELGSTAKLRVLTTYLEIIAELHDKYAGKTAAELKKVEVAELDRITQWSLEWLAQNSKNQSLDAMLDAALERKYSANTGEAFFTGGGMHVFNNFRKEDNNRNPTLKDALRESINLPFIRLMRDLVRYVTYQQPYNRVPLLKDDSDPRRQEYLARFADKEGTNYLMRFWKKYQRKTSQQRLDTFLDSMRVTPQRLAAVHRYLFPEAGQETFNAFVRAHLKGDKVALGKLTDGRLSEMYDAYGPGKYDLPDQGYIAKVHPLDLWLLGYLLKNPGSTLSEMINASRFERQEVYGWLFKSRHQGARDSRIRTMVEIEAFLDIHQRWKRVGYPFDHLVPSLATAIGSSGDRPAALSELVGIIQNDGVRLPTLRIDTLHFAANTPYETKLVSDPDRGVRILPVEVARALKGAMSQVVDAGTARRISGSFKLQDGTPLVMGGKTGTGDNRIESFGAGGRLIGSRSLNRTATFVFYLGDNHFGTLTAFVPGRSAEAFTFTSALPVQVLKGMAPILMPYLQPGNPNECKPPQMAAQAGKPAEDASKN; via the coding sequence ATGGGCGCACTGTGGCAATCGGAACCAACCAGAACGGAAGCACCCGACCTACCTCCGGCCGAGACGCCACACCCCAAGTCACCCCGCCAACGGCGGCTATGGTGGCGACTGATCATCCTCATCCTGCTGGTGGCGTTGGTGGCCATCGGTTTCGCTGCGTATGACGAGTTCCGCACCTCCAACCTGCAATCGCGGGAATTCAGCAAGCTGGCCACCACCCTCACCTACTCGCTGCAGCCAGGCCCAAGCGATGCCATCGCCTACCCCGGTGAGGGCCCGTTCGACAAACGCCTGGGCTACAGCGCCCTGGGCGAATTCCTGCCGCGTCTGCTCAAGCGCGACTACCTGATAAGCGAGCAGGTGCGGTTTTCGCCGGCATTGATGAACTATGTCGAGCATGGACTGTTCGCCCCCTACATCGAAAAGATCCAGGCCGGGCTGTCGATCACCGACTGCCGCGGCGACATGCTGTACCAGTACAAGTACCCGCAACACCTGTACCCGGACTTCACGTCGATCCCGCCAGTGATGGTCAACAGCCTGCTGTTCATCGAGAACCGCGACCTGCTGGACACCAAGGACCCACGCAACAACCCGGCCGTGGACTGGCCGCGCTTCGCCAAAGCGGCCTACAGCCAGGTGGCCAAGTACCTGGCCCTGCCAGGCCAGTCCGCGGGTGGCAGCACCCTGGCCACGCAGCTGGAAAAGTACCGGCACTCACCGGACGGCCTGACGGTGTCGGGCGCCGAAAAGATCCGCCAGATGGTTTCTGCCAGCGTGCGCGCCTACCAGGGCGGCCCGGACACCACCGAGGCACGCCAGCGTATCGTGCGTGACTACCTCAACAGTGTGCCGCTGTCGGCCGTGCCTGGGCATGGCGAGGTGCACGGCATGGCCGAAGGCCTGCGGGTGTGGTACGGCGCCGATTTCGACCAGGTCAACCAGGCCCTGACCTCCAGCGCCAGCGACCCCGAAAGCATGGCCACGCGCGGCCTGGCCCTGCGCCAGGTGCTGTCACTGATGATTGCCCAGCGTCGCCCCTCGCACTACCTGTCCAAGGGGCGGGTCGAACTTGCGGAACTGACCGATGCGCACATTCGCGTGCTGGCCGCCAACCAGGTCATCGACCAGCCGCTGGCCAACGCCGCACTGGCCAGCAAGGCGGTATACCGCGACTGGGTGGCGCAACCGACCATCGTGCCGATCGTCACCAACAAGGGCATCAGCCTGGCGCGCAACCGCCTGGCAGCCATGCTCAACCGCCCGCTGTACGACCTCGACCGCCTCGACCTGTCAGCCACCAGCACCCTGCAGGCCGACCTGCAGGTGCAGGTCAGCCAGTACCTGAAAAATCTTGCCGACCCCGCCTTCGCCGCGCAGATGGGCCTGATCGGTGAGCGCCTGCTGACACCCAAGACCACCGACCAGGTGAGCTACAGCTTTACCTTGTTCGAGCGTACTGCTGACGGCTCGCGGGTGCGGGTGCAAACCGACAGCACCGACCAGCCCTTCGATATCAACGAAGGCAGCAAGCTGGAGCTGGGCTCCACCGCCAAACTGCGGGTGCTTACGACCTATCTGGAAATCATCGCCGAGCTGCACGACAAATATGCCGGCAAGACTGCCGCCGAGTTGAAGAAAGTCGAAGTCGCAGAGCTCGACCGCATCACCCAGTGGTCGCTGGAATGGCTCGCACAAAACAGCAAGAACCAGAGCCTTGACGCCATGCTCGATGCCGCGCTGGAGCGCAAGTATTCGGCCAACACCGGCGAAGCCTTCTTCACCGGCGGCGGCATGCACGTGTTCAACAACTTCCGCAAGGAGGACAACAACCGCAACCCAACCCTCAAGGACGCCTTGCGTGAGTCGATCAACCTGCCGTTCATCCGCCTGATGCGCGACCTGGTGCGCTACGTGACCTACCAGCAACCGTACAACCGCGTGCCGTTGCTCAAGGATGACAGCGACCCCCGCCGCCAGGAATACCTGGCCCGTTTCGCCGACAAGGAAGGCACCAACTACCTGATGCGCTTCTGGAAGAAATACCAGCGTAAAACCTCGCAACAGCGCCTGGACACCTTCCTCGACAGCATGCGCGTGACCCCACAACGGCTGGCGGCGGTGCACCGCTACCTGTTCCCCGAAGCCGGGCAGGAAACCTTCAACGCCTTCGTCCGCGCCCACCTCAAAGGTGACAAGGTTGCCCTGGGCAAACTGACCGACGGCCGGCTGTCGGAGATGTACGACGCCTACGGGCCTGGCAAGTATGACCTGCCGGACCAGGGTTATATCGCCAAGGTCCACCCCCTGGACCTGTGGCTGCTCGGTTACTTGCTGAAGAACCCCGGCTCGACGTTGAGCGAAATGATCAACGCCAGCCGCTTCGAACGCCAGGAGGTATACGGCTGGTTGTTCAAGAGCCGCCACCAGGGCGCTCGCGACAGCCGCATTCGTACCATGGTCGAGATCGAAGCGTTCCTCGATATCCACCAGCGCTGGAAGCGTGTGGGCTATCCATTCGACCACCTGGTGCCCTCGCTGGCCACTGCCATCGGTAGCTCGGGCGACCGCCCCGCCGCCCTCTCCGAACTGGTCGGCATCATTCAGAACGACGGCGTGCGCCTGCCGACCTTGCGCATCGACACCCTGCATTTCGCGGCCAACACGCCGTACGAGACCAAGCTGGTCAGCGACCCGGACCGCGGCGTGCGGATTCTGCCGGTCGAGGTGGCACGGGCACTCAAAGGCGCCATGTCGCAAGTGGTGGATGCGGGCACCGCGCGGCGTATTTCCGGCAGCTTCAAGCTGCAGGACGGTACGCCGCTGGTCATGGGCGGCAAGACCGGTACCGGCGACAACCGCATCGAAAGCTTCGGCGCCGGTGGCCGACTGATCGGCTCACGCTCGCTGAACCGTACCGCCACCTTCGTGTTCTACCTGGGCGACAACCACTTCGGCACCTTGACCGCGTTCGTGCCAGGGCGCTCGGCGGAAGCCTTCACGTTCACCTCGGCGCTGCCAGTGCAGGTGCTCAAGGGCATGGCTCCTATCCTCATGCCTTACTTGCAGCCGGGCAATCCGAATGAGTGCAAACCGCCACAGATGGCGGCGCAGGCCGGCAAACCGGCTGAGGACGCATCTAAAAATTAG
- a CDS encoding amino acid permease: MPVGNHPAHGQAIEGGPLKRELGERHIRLMALGACIGVGLFLGSAKAIEMAGPAIMLSYIIGGLAILVIMRALGEMAVHNPVAGSFSRYAQDYLGPLAGFLTGWNYWFLWLVTCVAEITAVAIYMGIWFPDVPRWIWALAALGSMGAVNLVAVKAFGEFEFWFALIKIVTIIAMVLGGIGIIAFGLGNDGVAVGISNLWSNGGFMPNGVTGVLMSLQMVMFAYLGVEMIGLTAGEARNPQKTIPHAIGSVFWRILLFYVGALFVILSIYPWNEIGSQGSPFVMTFERLGIKTAAGIINFVVITAALSSCNGGIFSTGRMLYSLAQNGQAPAAFARTSKNGVPRNALLLSIGALLLGVLANYLVPEKVFVWVTSIATFGAIWTWVMILLAQLKFRAGLSSAERKALKYRMWLWPLSSYLALAFLVLVVGLMAYFEDTRVALYIGPAFLVLLTVLYYALRLAPKEEQGVASTAS; this comes from the coding sequence ATGCCAGTCGGCAACCACCCTGCCCACGGCCAGGCCATTGAAGGCGGCCCGCTCAAGCGTGAACTGGGCGAACGGCACATCCGTCTGATGGCGCTGGGCGCCTGTATCGGTGTCGGTCTTTTCCTCGGTTCGGCCAAGGCCATCGAAATGGCTGGCCCAGCCATCATGCTGTCCTACATCATCGGTGGCCTGGCCATCCTGGTGATCATGCGCGCCCTTGGCGAAATGGCCGTGCACAATCCTGTTGCCGGTTCGTTCAGCCGGTATGCCCAAGACTACCTGGGCCCGCTGGCGGGTTTCCTTACCGGCTGGAACTACTGGTTCCTGTGGCTGGTGACCTGCGTTGCGGAAATTACCGCGGTAGCCATCTACATGGGCATCTGGTTCCCCGACGTACCGCGTTGGATCTGGGCCCTGGCGGCGCTGGGCAGCATGGGCGCGGTCAACCTGGTGGCGGTGAAGGCATTCGGCGAATTCGAGTTCTGGTTCGCCCTGATCAAGATCGTCACCATCATCGCCATGGTCCTTGGCGGCATTGGCATCATTGCCTTCGGCCTGGGCAATGACGGTGTAGCGGTGGGCATCTCCAACCTGTGGAGCAACGGCGGTTTCATGCCTAATGGCGTGACTGGCGTGCTGATGTCGCTGCAGATGGTGATGTTCGCCTATCTGGGCGTCGAAATGATCGGCCTGACCGCTGGTGAAGCACGCAACCCGCAGAAGACCATTCCGCACGCTATCGGCTCGGTATTCTGGCGCATCCTGCTGTTCTACGTCGGTGCGCTGTTCGTGATCCTGTCGATCTACCCGTGGAACGAAATCGGCAGCCAGGGCAGCCCGTTCGTCATGACCTTCGAGCGTCTCGGCATCAAGACCGCCGCCGGTATCATCAACTTCGTGGTCATTACCGCCGCGCTGTCGTCGTGCAACGGCGGCATCTTCAGCACCGGGCGCATGCTCTACAGCCTGGCGCAGAACGGCCAGGCCCCGGCGGCCTTTGCCCGTACCTCGAAGAACGGCGTGCCGCGCAATGCGCTGCTGCTGTCGATCGGCGCGTTGCTGCTGGGCGTGCTGGCCAATTACCTGGTGCCGGAGAAGGTTTTCGTCTGGGTCACTTCGATCGCTACCTTCGGCGCGATCTGGACCTGGGTGATGATCCTCCTCGCGCAACTGAAGTTCCGCGCCGGCCTCAGCAGCGCCGAGCGCAAGGCACTGAAGTACCGCATGTGGCTGTGGCCGCTGAGCTCCTACCTGGCGCTGGCCTTCCTGGTGCTGGTGGTTGGTCTGATGGCGTACTTCGAGGATACCCGCGTGGCGCTGTATATCGGCCCGGCGTTCCTGGTACTGCTGACGGTGCTGTATTACGCCTTGCGTCTGGCACCGAAAGAAGAGCAAGGTGTGGCGAGCACGGCTTCATGA